The Lytechinus variegatus isolate NC3 chromosome 1, Lvar_3.0, whole genome shotgun sequence nucleotide sequence CCATTCTGCTTGCTAGATGACTGAAACAATGGAGAGAATGGGAAACCATGGGGAAActactaaccccccccccaaaaaaaaaaaaccagacaACAGCAAGAGACGCCAGGATCGTACACTAGGTAACCACCTATTCTGCTTGCTAGATGACTGAAACAATGGAGAGAATGGGAAACCATGGGGAAACTactgaccccccccaaaaaaaaaaaaaaaaaaaaccaaacaacAGCAAGAGACGCCAGGATCGTACACTAGGTAACCACCCATTCTGCTTGCTAGATGACTGAAACAATGGAGAGAATGGGAAACCATGGGGGAAactactacccccccccccaaaaaaaaaacaaaaaaacagacAACAGCAAGAGACGCCAGGATCGTACACTAGGTAACCACCTATTCTGCTTGCTAGATGACTGAAACAATGGAGAGAATGGGAAACCATGGGGAAActactgacccccccccaaaaaaaaaaaacagacaacaGCAAGAGACGCCATGATCGTACACTAGGTAACCACCCATTCTGCTTGCTAGATGACTGAAACAATGGAGAGAATGGGAAACCATGGGGAAACtactaacccccccccaaaaaaaaaacaaaacaaaaacaaaacaaaacaaaacacagaCAACAGCAAGAGACGCCAGGATCGTACACTAGGTAACCACCCATTCTGCTTGCTAGATGACTGAAACAATGGAGAGAATGGGAAAACCATGGGGAAActactaacccccccccccaaaaaaacaaaacaaaaaacaaaacaaaacaaaacacagaCAACAGCAAGAGACGCCAGGATCGTACACTAGGTAACCACCCATTCTGCTTGCTAGGAGACTGAAACAATGGAGAGAATGGGAAACCATGGGGGAAActactgacccccccccccaaaaaaaaaaccaaacaacAGCAAGAGACGCCAGGATCGTACACTAGGTAACCACCCATTCTGCTTGCTAGATGACTGAAACAATGGAGAGAATGGGAAACCATGGGGGAAACtactaacccccccccaaaaaaaaaaaaaaaaaccagacaACAGCAAGAGACGCCAGGATCGTACACTAGGTAACCACCTATTCTGCTTGCTAGATGACTGAAACAATGGAGAGAATGGGAAACCATGGGGGAAActactgaccccccccccccccaaaaaaaaaaaaaccaaacaacAGCAAGAGACGCCAGGATCGTACACTAGGTAACCACCCATTCTGCTTGCTAGATGACTGAAACAATGGAGAGAATGGGAAACCATGGGGGAAActactacccccccccaaaaaaaaaaaacacacaacagCAAGAGACGCCAGGATCGTACACTAGGTAACCACCCATTCTGCTTGCTAGATGACTGAAACAATGGAGAGAATGGGAAACCATGGGGAAActactaaccccccccccaaaaaaaaaaaaaaaaaaaaaaaaaaaacagacaacaGCAAGAGACGCCAGGATCGTACACTAGGTAACCACCTATTCTGCTTGCTAGATGACTGAAACAATGGAGAGAATGGGAAACCATGGGGGAAACTactgacccccccaaaaaaaaaaaaaaaaaccaaacaacAGCAAGAGACGCCAGGATCGTACACTAGGTAACCACCCATTCTGCTTGCTAGGAGACTGAAACAATGGAGAGAATGGGAAACCATGGTGGAAACTATTAAGAGAtgccataaaaaaaaaacccaaaacaaaacaaaccaaaaaaaaaaagacaaaagcaAAAGACACCAGAATCATACAATTATCTAGGTAACCACCCACTCTGCTTCCTAGAAGACTGAGTGAAGGAATGGAGAGAATGGGAAACCATGGGGGAAATTactaaagcaaaaaaaaaaaaaagcatccaATAAAAATGTGTATAAGCTGTTGCAGATGTCATAAAATTTACATTTCTGGAAACTAGATAGAAAAGTTCTGAACATGGAATTATATACTGTATACATACAGATTTCAACAATACATACCATAGTCTCAGTTATCTActgcttaaaggggaattcaCACTGACAAGAAATTACTTtaattcttaaaaagaaaaatatgagaaaaagcTACTAATAAAGGGTGTTGGAATGGCTCATTGTGCATGTCCCCAggatttcaaaatgaataatattatcTGATGTACCCAAACATTATACAGTCATCAGTTGAATCAAATATTCATGTATGTATAAAACACTGCTATACTACACAGGTTCCAATGATAAAGATTCCCCACTTACACACAATTCAGACAAATGTTATACAGGTGTGTATGTATTCAGAACTACGAGACAAATTTAACAGAATAAATCCATGTATGCTGACATTTTCACATGAATCAAAAACTAGAATGATCTATACCATGGAACTATTGACAGCCATATCAAAAGCATGTTGAGACTTTCACACCATACAGGCCTAAAATAAGCCCTAATTTGATACATACTGTATTCGTCAACTAAATCCAAGGATAGAATACGGAATACTCTCCCAGATGCATTGACTAGGAACTACCTGTATTAAAAAATGGTTGCGAATAGGGAAAGGTTTACTTTGAAATGTAATGATTCTCCATACATAGGCAAGAAAACCGATGTCCAGTTCTTCCAGTTGAAGTTGGAAATGATTAATGGCTTTGGGTGCGAGCCAATGCTGTTATGCTTGCCATAAGTTCACGTGCACGGACAGGAATGTGATCAGTAGAAACCCCGATTCCATACACGAAGTGCTCTAAGAATGCATAGAATCCCTTCAGCTCATCTGCATACTCAATGTTAAAAATGTAGTGGCTCTTGAATAGAGCATCAACTGCTTGAGTAGCATCACTCTCGCAGGGTACGGCTTTCCCATCaacaatgatgaagaaagtCGACGGGGATGTGAAGCCATCTCCTATGCGAAGCAGGTACGGCTGGGTTCTCTTTTGATCCGTTTTCTCAACGAGAAAACTCGCCACAGCGGTTCCGTTCTGCAAGGAAACACAAGTGTCATAATAGTAGTACAGTAATTCCAGGGGTTGAGGATATGTGCAGGTGCAATGTGCACGGCATAGATGCAGTGAAGCAAAAAAGATTTAGAATATAAAAGAACTCAGTGCAATGATATTGCTATGACCCcgaaaaatatgttattttcaaattgtgatatcttgcaaattattcaatattttggcATTCTGTCTTttgaatcataattataatcaaatCTCTATATTTACTGGCTATTCCAATTAAAATCAGAAATTAGTCTTATAAGATATAAAATGCAATGGATGAAACTGGGATAAAAAGGAACATAAATTGTAGAAATAATGTGCTCTTTTTCCCACCTATGCCTTAATAAGGCCAATACAAAATGTGCATGCCTGCGTGGCAAATTTATCAAGCTTtcgaaaaatataaatttgaacTTGTATAACGGGTCAAGAACACGAGAGTTCATTTAAATGAGGCACTCGGCTCATTTGTATACAGTCTTTGCCAGTATGCTGTACATGGACCATCAAAATTTGAACATGATACATATACAGTCAACTTCGCATAAGTAAAACTCCAAGGGaccatgaaaaattatttgactTATGTGAAATTCGACTTACTCGATGTATATTGCACATAAAGATGAACAGGGACTATTTATTTAGTTTGACCTAGGTGATTTTTGACTTATGCAGAGTTGACTGTATTCAAAGGAATTCAAAACGTAACTGGAGTAATTTTGACTGTACGCAGTCAAACATTATGCCCACATGTTATATTGCGACCAAAGAAGTTTTGCAGGTTCAGGGTATTGATATAGCTGTGCCATGTGCCTTTGTCCTAGTGACCCTACATTTATCATTATCAGCCCAATCTATATGCTAAATTTTAAGCCGATTAGCTAGACCATTCTCAAGATCCTCGGAGAACGGGCTATTTCAACTTTGCTGTGACCCTTAACATTAGCCAAATGCCATTTGGCACTCTGACCTTTAACACTACCAAAAATTTAATTAGATTGTCAACCTGATACAAACATGCAAATGGACAACCCAAGATTATGCCCTGACCACTTTGTTGGCAGAGGCATGCAAATTCAAAGTCATTTCCACCTACTGCAAGTTATTGCTACATCAATTacatcggcggatccagggggggtgcgcagggtgcgcgcgccccccctaatatttgagcggcgccgaaggcgccgctcaaaataaagaaaataaaaaaagtaaaagaaagaaaaggcgccgcttgaaaaattaaaaataaaggaaagaaagggaaaaggtgctgcttaaaaaaaaattatacactgatataacattagcaacagtaaaggaaagactatccccagcaaagcgtaatcatatcatcttccttattttttcttttaactacccttttcccaacaacttcgccggtagcagtgcgctgcctgcatataactggcgccaatcaagaataatcagcgccaccttaatctaaatcggcgccggacaagaataatcagcgctatttagttataaatcggcgccagtcaagaaaaatcggcactgccagagtcttaaccggcgccgatcaaggataattagcgccaccttaatctaaatcgacactggacaagaacaatcggcgtcatctggttataaatcggcgccggtaaagaaaaatcggcgctgcctgagttcttaaccggcgccgatcaaggataatcagcgccacctatatctaaatcggggctggtcaagaataatcagcaccacctggttaaaaatcggcgccagtcaagaataatcggcgcctcctggttctagatcggcgccagtcgattatagattgccgctgcctgaatcttacgtaacgtcggtaaaaataatcagtactacttgtttaaatcggcgccggtcaagacaaatcggcgctgcctttgtcttaaccggcgccacctaaatttaaatcggcgccggtcaagaatgatcagcgtcccctgatttcaataaataagcgccagtagaataatgaagaagggcctattgctaaccaaatctagatcggcgccgcggccaagaatgatcgttttgccctcccccaataattccgcatgtgcaaaaacaataagatggtaatgttacacagaaatcagcaaacgagattgagctacgcaactcgttctttattaaaaatcgtgctcaaattatcagattggaacataaaaaattttcagctcgcgcttcgcgctcgcatcatttctgtagcaaaaccccatacttttcatgattaaataggtgaatagaatgtcccgtttttagttctgaacctcaaaagaactctcgcttcgatttgcaataatcttttgttggatataatcttgttctttattaaaacgtacattaaactgtaatgttttcagatcgaaatatcaaaattttaagctcgcgcttcgcgctcgcatttttttttagatacccatcttaatcattggtaccaagaatgcttagaatatcaagctttctgatcagaatataagtaaatttcagctcgccctcggcactcgcattatctgtgtagtgagatatgtatcctcctcatgagttactacaaacagtcctaaacaggcacctttttcctgttttcaggtcagtatactttaaaaatttcagctcgcgcttcgcgctcgcattaatttgtcggtgaaatatgtgtctctatctcatgagtcatgtatatctatatgatatgagtcatatatatatatatatatatatatatgcatgtgtgtgtgtgtgtgtgcgtgtgcgtgttttgacagggtcaggcattaccccttttctttttcaacattttcttttatggcgacggtgaagtgcaaaaatatgtgcgccgctcggcagtgcgccccccctttcgccaaaagctggatccgcctatgaattATAATTAAATGTCAATGAAGTTTAAAACAAATGGTCCCAGAGAGAGTGTGTGCCATCTCTGTTAATCCATATGATGAATAGCCCACAATGACCTTCATGTATTCAAGTTTTAGTTGACAGGTTTCCATGATTACTCAATAAACAATTGGAATAGTGAGTTaaaaattacattcaatttatttcataccGGTCTTGTGACCATGAAGTATGAGAGAGCATCTGAAATTGAAGATTTCTTCCCTGCGTGTGATGGGAGAAGGTATATCAGTACTTTGTAAGCAAACAGGGCAtctggaagaaaatgaataaaagaatacacaaataaatgaataaataaacaaatgaatgaacgAATAACAATATACATGGATAACTATAGCTCCACTTATCAAGGCAGAATTCCATTCAGAGGCCCTACAAGGAAATACATTATGGAAAGCAATACAGCAATTTAActctttaaaattatttttacaagcCTAAAAAGCTTCCTCAAACTTCctaaaagaaatttttaaaaatcaattatctGACATTTCACCTAATGCTATGAAGTTCTGAGTAGTGACAATAGTTAAGCATGCTTGAAATTCATCCACAAATTATTAGTTTCATGCTACTGAAATACATACACCATCCAAAATTGATGGATGAACATACACGTAGGACTTGTTGCATCCTCTTTGTGAATAGTTCCATTTTGGATCTGAAGATTAGAAATAGTGCTAAATATGCAGAATTCAGTTCATACCCCATCGGTAAGGGTACACTACACTCTAGGTAAAATACAAATCATGGTTGCCTTGTACAGGCATTTGTTTTTTTACCCAGGGAGTTAATTGGGCAGGTTATTTGGGTGGTCTGTTATAACAGGGTCCCCATAGCTAAGAATGTCCTCATGAGAAGTGCCTTAATACAAATCTGTCATAAATCATAgtcataaaatgaatatttcataccaGGTGTTCCATTGTGTGCATCCTTGGTCTTCTTGTTCTCATCCATCAGTGTTTGGAGTTTAGGAAGTCTGGATAATTCTCCTACTTTCAGGATGAATGGGGAAAACCGCGTTTCCCAGGTTGAAATGAGTCTAGCTGCTGCATCAGGAAATAAGAGATGGAATTCCTGCTGCAACTGTATATGAAAGACAGATTGATTTGCGGCAAGTTAGTTTATAAGCCACTAAAAACTGGAAATAGTTACAAATACGGATGTAAGAATATATGCAACATTTGGTCTAAGCAAATGCATACATTTTATTTAGTAGGAGTTGAtgtcattaaaattatttgaacTTAGATGCTAGACAAGGAAGGGACTAGCTAGtcctttgtattttgatattttttcatggGAGCAATTGCATGTAGCCCTAGCTATTAACAAGAATAAAACTTACCGCAGTTGGGAAATCTTGGAATCGAGGGTATCGAGCGAGGATCTCTCCGACTGTTGGATATTCCTCCATAATCCaattcctcctgttctgaaagGACTGTTCCATGGCTTGAAGAATTTGCTTTCTGTTGTCAATACTAGCTCTTTTGCAAAAAAGAATCAACTCTTCCTCCTCCACTTGAGGAATTTCCTCTAGATGTGCATGGGTGCGCTTTGGTGTCTGGGAAATACCAATCAGACAATGAcattaaaagattaaaaaaataacaacttcaACATGTTTTGTATCGAATTAGGGATACAAGAATAAGCTCTTGAAGTCAAACCTTACTTGTGATGACATTACTACACatattgatattcatatttcatatattttagcATTTTCCTTCATACTGAGGATGAATAAAAGGATATTAGAAACAtgtgacaatgaaaaaaattgtttaaaaaattgatattttgagaTTTATTTGGAAATGAATCCTTCTTAGCATCATGGTGTTACCTTGGACTTGGAATTCCCTGCCTTCTGCGGTGTCTTCTGTGGTTTTTGGTCCGTCTTGGTGCGTGGACGCTGCAACTGATCTGGAGGTAAACTCCTCATTGTATTGAGCTTCGTAGCAAGGTACCCCTTTGTGGCATCATTGGGGTCAAACCACAGATCCTGTTAAATAAAACAGTATTTTTCTAATTAGTGTCACATGTAAATTAAACTTATTTAAATAACATATTAAGAAATGAAATCATACACCAAAAAGAGAAAGTTAAAAATCTCCCTAGACAGATTAGCAAATGAAAAGTGCATACTTGACCCAATTTAGCAATCAACTTctgaaaaattcattaaaatgtgtATCTTAGCTGTTCATGAATCAACCACATCCAACCATTTTAAACACCTTTTCAGCTACACGTACCCTCTTTTGATATGAATACATGTTTATCTATTCAGTTACTGGCAAAAGGAATAGAATGAAATAGTGTCTGTATGCTACAGACTACTGGGAAAAGACTGGATAATGCTTGTCTGTGCATTGTGTCGATTCTCTTTTGGGACTTATATGATtgctaataaaaatcatatgagAAAAGTTGTCATTGGAAAGCAAAGATTAGACCAAATTTAGAAAAGTACTAATTTGCCCatgtttcaagaaaaaaaaaattaatacacaCCATGCATCTTCCATAATTACAGTGAATAATAATTCTTGTCTGTACTTGTTATTttctgtatctttttttttcatttgtatatggcaaaaaaaacaaaaaaacaaaaaactagATGAAATTCAACTACACAGTCAAAACATATGCATCCACTTCCCTAGAAAAACAGAGTTAAGCCCTTTCCCTTTTCATATGAGAAATTCAGCATTTTTAATCCTTTTAATGGAACCACGTGACCCATATGACATTCGACCTAATGACCCCCAAATCTTAAGTTCATTATCACACAAATAAGTGCACATGTACAAAATTTGAAGCTGATCTGCTGAACCATGTATAAGATATCGCAATAACCAGCTATTTTCATGCATTTAATGACCCGTCATCTGTGACCTTAGACCCCAAACTCTAGTCACATCATTGTCTACCCTATATGTATACACATGCCAAGTTTGAACTTGATGCACAAAACCGCAAGCATGAGAACGAAAACGGGACGGGTGGACGGGCAGCCTGAAAACATAATGCCTCCGGTGACTTCCTGACAGAGGCATGATAAAAAATAAGGGCTCACGATACGGCTGTTGCTGGTGGTATTTCTACAGCACTACATGTTAAAATTGGTGGGTCGTCCTTGAAGTCTGAAATAAGACCACATGCAAACCATGCAGCCTACATGTCGTTCTGAATGCATGAGCTGATGAGCATtaaaaatacttcaaaacaAGACTGTGTCATGTTGGGTCAGCCTGGTATGCATGTAGTCTTGTTTCAAGGTGTCAAGGATGACCCATTGGCTCCTTAACATATATTTAGATaggttacatgtatttctaatttGTACCATTTTACAAAACAGCTGAATGTGAATCAAATCAGAAGTTTATGGCAAATTATGGGCAAGATCTAAATAAGGCTTACCCAGCTTTTGTCACTTTACATTGTTTACCTTATTTACATGGCTCAACATTACCAGTGGACAGTAAACTTTGTATCCAAGTCAgtaaatattcataaatatgaagtttCAGTTGCCGCATGAGCTACTTCAATATTGTGTGAAGTCAAATGATTGCCGGTATTAAAGATTCCTGttcttttgaattaaatttcTAATTTAGTGTCCTTTTAGCCGAGTAAAACATGTTCAATTGAGTACATTCCCTAAAACATTTGGTAAGTATAATTTTTCTCATATGGGCAAGTACTTTCTTTGTTTATAAGgccacaaaaaatatgaaagcatGTTTACTGAGCTAGATCAGGCCATCACCTAAAAAATGTTTGCATGGAGCTCTGCTATGAATgtctttcaaattatttttttctatattcccTTACAAATTATGTTTCTTACATAAGGCCATTTTGTGTTGGATTTCAGGTTGGGAAAAGCATCTATGACACTCTTTGCGACGAGAATCTTGTCTTCTCTGGCAGGGTAGCTGTGGGGGAAAAAAAAGGCACGAAAACCTACATGCATAAataatcttttttcttttttttggtaggAAAATGGACATACACTGCAATGtgtataaacaaattacagagATGTTACTATTGTTCAGCTTTTCTATTCAATGTGAAAATACATATGGTAAACATGTAGGACCTATAAATAGCCAAAAAGAAGGGACATGcatattgatatgaaattaagAAGTTAAAGGAGATAAGAGCTAAGCATGACCAACACCATGCAATCAATCCCAAACATGAAAAGCACCTTCAACTCTATGAGGAGCATTCAGGGTAGTGAATTGTTGGGTGCACAAGGTAATGGATAACAAATTAATCTCAGCTATGGATAAACTTGTTCCGCATCCTCAGGTTCAAATTATACACATAGGATGGGCAGCAAATATAAATCATCTTCCTAAACAAACACATGCAAAGATCTCCTGTTTTGAACACACTATCTTTGGACTGGGATGTACACAAAAACGTACATCATGCTATTCTTGCAATACTATATTAACAACAAACATACATACAGTGTATGTAACTGTACAAAAATACATTCTACACTTACTATGAATATCTCCTAACCATTTCTGATGCAACTATAGAGGTGAGAACTTGTCGCGTTTCGGTTGTGAGAGTGCCGTTAGCCTCATATTCCTGCTCCACTAGATATCCCCGTGGATGCGAATTTGTGATGGTTTTCACATCAAAGCTCtagaatgaaaattttgaaagattatcattaataattataatcaattttCGCATAGTGACCCCTGTAGCCTTTGACCTCCTGCCAAAAATACCGGAACTCTTTAGCTTGAGATGTGCACACCAACTTTGGTGTTCATCGATGCGTCAAAAAGTTCTTGAGATCACTACAAGAGCGGGATGGACATGCATACACATACAGCACATCATGTACTTATACGGATAGACTGCCTCCAGCTGAATGTTACTATATGAACTTCAATGATAGCCTTTCCTGGGAGGTGAGAGCACAACACTAAATTTTAAGTACACTGTGAAAACTGCAGGCACCCACAAGTTCTCAAAACCATgctaaatcatgacaattcttTTTCAGCAGTTGGTAAATATTTACccatatattttatgaaatagtaAGATTTGCCTCAACAATTTAAATCTGATGCTTTATAGCATGAATGGAATCATTCCATCAATCACAACTGGGAACTAAATGTACCTGCCTCAATTACAACTTGAGTAAATACCATACATTTACTTACGTGTTCTTTATTTGAACTGGTCTTCATTGTAGACTGCTGCAACGACTTTTGGGGCACCTCTTTCTCAGTGCTAGTTTCTGATGCCTCATCCAGACTTGTTCCTGGTCCCACTGCTTGAGTGCTGCATGCTTCCACGACAAGTGATCCCCCGTGGGCCAATAATTCCAGATCATCAGTGTCATTTTCATCTATTTCTACAAAGGAATCAAATtcctttactttcattttgattatgtaaTCTTTTTGAAGGTCTATGCTGAATTTCTGCgatattttgaatttcaaacaaTTCAACATCTCCTCCTTCGGCTCAGCACTAGTCAATGGCACCGATATTAGTTTTGTTCGATCCTTGCATGTCACGCAGAAAGGCACAACTTGGACATTATCTTCCATTTCTAAGCTGAAATTAGAGACAGATAAAAGGAAACATGTGAAATAAAATCTTgatatgaaatttttttaaagcattatttcatatttaaatgcAGAAAGATAGAATGTATTTGTCATGCACCAATGATGCCTATCTTCCCGGTGGACCATATGAACGTAACCCATGGAAAGCGAATTGCATAATAGATTGTTTACAGTGTGGTTTTGAACAAGTTCAACTGTTCATGTACATATATCTGCAAAGATCAATGTCGAAGAAAGTTTAGTTTCTTCTCTTACACAGTCAACCAATAGAGTTATTGAAGTCGAGTAACTTCAAGTAAACTGCTTCTATTAATAAGTTGGATGgatacattgtatactgtacatgAAGCTAACATATTCTAGGGCCTATAAGCATGTGCTCATTAATTCTACCTGTTAAGACAGCAGCACTTCTCAATGAAATGTACAGAAGTTCCTTTCGCTGTTCATCATATGAGCTTACAACTTGAAGGGGCTGGTAGCTTCTTAGTTCATCCTGCTTAATGAGGAAAAACTCCACAGGATATCTTGACAGCACTTCGTATGCATAGAAGTGATCATCAAATCCATGGGTTTCCCACATTGTTCCAAACAAGTAAATATCACTTCCAATGCAGTACATATCAATCAACTTTCCAAAAGATGGCATACAATCCTGAACACCTATGTTCACACTCATTCCTGATCGGTACTCCGTGCCATGTAGGCTGATACTCTTGTTCACCACTATTTCGTCAACTTCACACAGGTTTGGGAATTTTCCAAGGAGCGTGGCACATCCCTCAGTTTCTCTGATCAGTTGTTTAACAGGATTCCTAATTACAGGATTCTGGCCAACCCCATGAGTATACCATCTATGGCACTGGCTGATTTGATGTCTCTCTGCGACAGTTTTGGCAATGTCCTTGAAATTACCAACAACAGTTGCCAAACATTTTGCGATGGCATGTTTGGCCTCATACCTCATGCACCAGCAGTTGATAAGAGGTCCTACTTTCTCAATCATGAAAGGGTAGTGTACAAGGAAGTGATGTTTCGGGGTAAGATCTCGAGCTGGAAACAGCTTCTTGAACAAAGTGTGGTGATCCTCTAAGTGGTATCTAAGGTGGCCAATCATGGATTCTGTAACTTCTCTGGCAAAGGCAATGTCCATTACCCTTCTTAGCAAGATAAGCAATTCCCAGTACTGATTGCCTCTGGGAATTTGATCGCCAATAATGAGGGGCAGGTATCTTATGAAGCACCACATCTGCGATGCAGAGTTCTTAAAGGAACTGTCTTCATTAAGCAAAGTACTTGCAGAGATCAGAGACGGCTTGTTCTTCATATCAACAAAGCCGTATGAGAAAGAACTCAACCTCTGATTCAAAAGATCAAGCGTGAACAATTTCTCTTCATGTATCAGATGTCTAAGAACTAATTTGCACTCAAGTTTACCAACACCCTCAAGAATATCATGCATCACATCAGGACAAAAGTTTTGTGTGACATGAAAGTATCGTGAATTGTTTAGAACACATGCACTTTTCACTCCATGGTTAGATACTGAGTGTTGATCAAGCATAACAGACTGCACATGAAGGTCATGATCTGCTCGAGTTCTTTTTTGACACTGGTCATCATGAAAGAGTACCTGCATTTCATGTCTTGGTGTCATACAGGTTCTGCATGGGTAGTTTCCTCGAAAGCTTTCCACAAAACCACACAAACTGTTTGCACCTAGGTTGTCTGCGGGTGTTTGAACTAAAGTTCCTCTGATTTTCACAACATTTCCATTTCTTAACGTGATCTCTGCTCCATCGTCAGATTCCAGTTGCGCCAACTCCTCCATGA carries:
- the LOC121430914 gene encoding uncharacterized protein LOC121430914, whose product is MHDILEGVGKLECKLVLRHLIHEEKLFTLDLLNQRLSSFSYGFVDMKNKPSLISASTLLNEDSSFKNSASQMWCFIRYLPLIIGDQIPRGNQYWELLILLRRVMDIAFAREVTESMIGHLRYHLEDHHTLFKKLFPARDLTPKHHFLVHYPFMIEKVGPLINCWCMRYEAKHAIAKCLATVVGNFKDIAKTVAERHQISQCHRWYTHGVGQNPVIRNPVKQLIRETEGCATLLGKFPNLCEVDEIVVNKSISLHGTEYRSGMSVNIGVQDCMPSFGKLIDMYCIGSDIYLFGTMWETHGFDDHFYAYEVLSRYPVEFFLIKQDELRSYQPLQVVSSYDEQRKELLYISLRSAAVLTGRINEHMLIGPRIC
- the LOC121415677 gene encoding uncharacterized protein LOC121415677, with product MEDNVQVVPFCVTCKDRTKLISVPLTSAEPKEEMLNCLKFKISQKFSIDLQKDYIIKMKVKEFDSFVEIDENDTDDLELLAHGGSLVVEACSTQAVGPGTSLDEASETSTEKEVPQKSLQQSTMKTSSNKEHSFDVKTITNSHPRGYLVEQEYEANGTLTTETRQVLTSIVASEMVRRYSYYPAREDKILVAKSVIDAFPNLKSNTKWPYDLWFDPNDATKGYLATKLNTMRSLPPDQLQRPRTKTDQKPQKTPQKAGNSKSKTPKRTHAHLEEIPQVEEEELILFCKRASIDNRKQILQAMEQSFQNRRNWIMEEYPTVGEILARYPRFQDFPTALQQEFHLLFPDAAARLISTWETRFSPFILKVGELSRLPKLQTLMDENKKTKDAHNGTPDALFAYKVLIYLLPSHAGKKSSISDALSYFMVTRPNGTAVASFLVEKTDQKRTQPYLLRIGDGFTSPSTFFIIVDGKAVPCESDATQAVDALFKSHYIFNIEYADELKGFYAFLEHFVYGIGVSTDHIPVRARELMASITALARTQSH